Proteins encoded in a region of the Devosia sp. RR2S18 genome:
- a CDS encoding ABC transporter permease has product MLNYILKRLAYMIPTLFGMSIISFAIIQLPPGDYLTSLMSTLADGGAPIDAATVARLRAQYGLDQPVWVQYGKWMTGILTRGDFGFSFEWNQPVSEIIWSRMGSTLAISFAALLFVWAVSLPIGIYSAVRRNSVGDHVFTFFGFIGLAVPNFILALTLMYVAFRVFGQSVGGLFSPEYVDAPWSWGKAWDLILHLWIPIIVIGMSGTAAMIRILRANLTDELSKPYVTTARAKGLPEYKVILKYPVRIALNPFVSAIGWVLPELVSGVTITAIVLNLPTAGPLLLRALVAQDMYLAGSFILLLSVLTLVGMLISDILLALLDPRIRYN; this is encoded by the coding sequence ATGCTGAACTATATCCTGAAGCGACTGGCCTACATGATCCCGACCCTGTTCGGCATGTCGATCATCTCGTTCGCCATCATCCAACTACCCCCCGGCGATTACCTCACCTCGTTGATGTCGACGCTCGCCGACGGCGGCGCGCCGATCGATGCGGCAACGGTGGCGCGCCTGCGCGCCCAATATGGGCTGGATCAGCCGGTCTGGGTGCAATACGGCAAGTGGATGACGGGCATCCTGACCCGGGGAGATTTCGGCTTTTCCTTTGAATGGAACCAGCCGGTGTCCGAGATCATCTGGTCGCGCATGGGCTCGACTTTGGCCATCTCCTTTGCCGCGCTGCTGTTCGTCTGGGCCGTGTCGCTGCCCATCGGCATCTATTCGGCCGTGCGCCGCAATTCGGTGGGCGACCACGTCTTCACCTTCTTCGGCTTCATCGGGCTCGCCGTGCCCAACTTCATCCTGGCGCTGACCTTGATGTATGTCGCCTTCCGCGTCTTCGGCCAGTCGGTGGGCGGGCTATTCTCGCCCGAATATGTCGATGCGCCCTGGAGCTGGGGCAAGGCCTGGGACCTGATCCTGCATCTGTGGATCCCCATCATCGTCATCGGCATGTCCGGCACTGCCGCCATGATCCGCATCCTGCGCGCCAACCTCACCGACGAGCTCTCCAAGCCCTATGTCACCACGGCGCGCGCCAAGGGCCTGCCCGAATACAAGGTGATCCTCAAATATCCCGTGCGCATCGCCCTCAACCCCTTCGTGTCGGCCATCGGCTGGGTGTTGCCCGAGCTTGTATCCGGCGTCACCATCACCGCCATCGTGCTCAACCTGCCCACGGCCGGCCCGCTGTTGCTGCGCGCTTTGGTGGCGCAGGACATGTATCTGGCCGGTAGCTTCATCCTGCTGCTCAGCGTTCTCACTCTGGTGGGCATGCTGATTTCCGACATCCTGCTTGCGCTGCTCGATCCGCGCATTCGATACAATTGA
- a CDS encoding sugar phosphate isomerase/epimerase family protein yields MAIDPKAIRIGTMIRGHEPDPVGYLEKILPHGFESIEPYFWQTVNKDLPELAKRLKHVIGDRDVTISTLGMFGNPLEEKEKDIETLRGWEALIDNAHHFGATCVAGFTGRIRNRPIEESLPQFKKVWSELSKRAADKGVRIAFENCAMHGGNWQTGDWNIAHNPDAWSMMFNELPEDNLGLEWEPCHQMAYLIDPLPQIREWGPKIFHVHGKDATIRWDVIKRHGFGGKEKAVWMRTPGFGDTNWTDVISELRLVGYTGAIDIEGWHDPVYREELEMVGQVHALNYLKVSRGGDFIAYPGPLRGA; encoded by the coding sequence ATGGCGATAGACCCCAAAGCCATCCGCATCGGCACGATGATCCGCGGACACGAACCCGACCCGGTTGGCTATCTCGAAAAAATCCTGCCCCACGGCTTTGAAAGCATTGAACCTTATTTCTGGCAGACCGTGAACAAGGACCTGCCCGAGCTCGCCAAGCGTCTCAAGCACGTGATCGGCGATCGCGACGTCACCATCTCGACTTTGGGAATGTTCGGGAACCCGCTGGAAGAAAAAGAAAAAGACATCGAGACCCTGCGCGGTTGGGAAGCGCTCATCGACAACGCTCATCACTTCGGCGCCACTTGCGTCGCCGGGTTCACCGGCCGCATTCGCAACCGACCCATCGAGGAAAGCCTGCCCCAGTTCAAGAAAGTGTGGAGCGAACTCTCGAAGCGGGCCGCCGACAAGGGCGTCAGAATCGCGTTCGAAAACTGTGCCATGCATGGCGGGAATTGGCAGACCGGCGATTGGAACATCGCCCATAATCCCGACGCGTGGTCGATGATGTTCAACGAATTGCCCGAGGACAATCTGGGACTTGAATGGGAGCCTTGCCACCAGATGGCGTACCTCATTGACCCCCTCCCGCAAATCCGGGAGTGGGGACCAAAGATCTTCCATGTCCATGGCAAAGACGCGACCATTCGTTGGGATGTGATAAAGCGCCATGGTTTCGGCGGCAAAGAGAAGGCCGTCTGGATGCGCACCCCCGGCTTCGGCGACACCAACTGGACCGACGTCATCTCCGAACTGCGCCTCGTCGGCTACACCGGCGCCATCGACATCGAAGGCTGGCACGACCCGGTCTATCGCGAAGAGCTCGAAATGGTCGGGCAGGTCCATGCCCTCAACTACCTTAAGGTCAGCCGCGGAGGGGACTTCATCGCCTATCCCGGTCCGCTTAGGGGAGCCTGA
- a CDS encoding 2-hydroxy-3-oxopropionate reductase: MKIGFIGLGVMGRPMAAHLIEARHELFLHRVKHVSQHLVDKGGVALDSAKAVAEAAEIVILMLPDTPDVETVLFGENGVAEGLAEGKLVIDMSSISPGATKDFARRIAEQGAGYVDAPVSGGEVGAKAASLTIMAGGSEADFERARPLFELMGKNITRIGEVGDGQTAKVTNQIIVGLTIEAVAEGLALAKAAGADPAKVRDALMGGFASSRILEVHGERMIKGTFDPGFRVRLHRKDIGLALQAARELELCLPHTASLEQLMHKALAEGLGDKDHSSLYRIVAKQ; the protein is encoded by the coding sequence ATGAAGATCGGCTTTATCGGACTTGGCGTCATGGGGCGCCCCATGGCGGCGCATCTGATCGAGGCGCGGCATGAGCTGTTCCTGCACCGGGTCAAGCACGTGTCCCAGCATCTGGTGGACAAAGGCGGGGTAGCGCTCGACAGCGCCAAGGCGGTGGCCGAGGCCGCCGAGATCGTCATCCTGATGCTGCCCGACACGCCCGATGTCGAGACCGTGCTATTCGGCGAGAACGGGGTGGCCGAGGGGCTTGCCGAAGGCAAGCTCGTGATCGACATGAGCTCGATTTCGCCCGGCGCCACCAAGGATTTTGCCCGGCGTATCGCGGAGCAGGGGGCCGGCTATGTCGACGCGCCGGTCTCGGGCGGCGAGGTTGGCGCCAAAGCGGCGTCCCTGACCATCATGGCGGGAGGGTCGGAAGCCGACTTCGAGCGCGCTAGGCCATTGTTCGAACTGATGGGCAAAAACATCACCCGCATCGGCGAAGTGGGGGACGGGCAGACGGCCAAGGTCACCAATCAGATCATCGTTGGCCTCACCATCGAGGCGGTGGCTGAAGGGCTGGCGTTGGCCAAGGCGGCGGGTGCCGACCCAGCAAAAGTGCGCGATGCGCTGATGGGGGGCTTCGCCTCTTCACGTATTCTCGAGGTCCATGGCGAGCGGATGATCAAGGGCACCTTCGACCCCGGCTTTCGCGTTCGTCTCCACAGAAAAGACATCGGACTAGCGCTTCAAGCAGCAAGGGAGCTCGAGCTTTGTCTGCCTCATACCGCAAGCCTGGAACAGCTGATGCACAAAGCTCTTGCGGAGGGACTGGGTGACAAGGATCACTCTTCCTTGTATCGGATAGTCGCCAAGCAGTAG
- a CDS encoding Gfo/Idh/MocA family protein, which produces MTTNQRAVLAGAGAMSRKWLDCIKTIGGVDIVGIVDFFPANAERRAAEQGIDPDIGTDLKSMLAKHNPDIVLDVAIPAARHEIVSTALAAGAHVLSEKPMAETLDQARDLVARAGAAGKLHVVVQNRRYLEQLRRIRRLVASGGIGEVTGIHCDFFLDPHFGGFRETMAHVLLLDMAVHTFDAARFVADDRAVSVYAEEWNPAGSWYAQDSSALASFRFSRGAVMTYRGSWCAPGFRTSWESAWRITGTTGSILWDGAADIRAETALPHEAGKLLPDTQAVEIPQLDPADRVGGHLGVITDFIAAVRGGPVPETVGRENIKSLAMVLGAIDSVGQGRRVEITI; this is translated from the coding sequence ATGACCACCAATCAACGCGCGGTTCTCGCCGGCGCCGGCGCCATGAGCCGGAAATGGCTCGACTGCATCAAGACCATCGGCGGCGTCGATATCGTCGGCATCGTCGACTTTTTTCCCGCCAATGCCGAAAGGCGCGCGGCCGAGCAGGGCATCGATCCCGATATCGGCACCGACCTTAAGTCCATGCTGGCAAAGCACAATCCCGACATTGTCCTCGACGTCGCCATCCCCGCGGCGCGTCACGAGATCGTCTCCACCGCCCTTGCCGCCGGCGCCCATGTGCTGTCCGAGAAGCCCATGGCCGAAACCCTGGACCAGGCACGTGATTTGGTCGCGAGAGCCGGTGCCGCCGGCAAGCTCCACGTCGTCGTCCAGAACCGCCGCTACCTCGAACAGCTCCGCCGCATCCGGCGCCTCGTCGCTTCCGGCGGCATCGGCGAAGTCACTGGCATTCATTGCGATTTCTTCCTGGACCCGCATTTCGGCGGCTTCCGCGAGACCATGGCCCACGTGCTGTTGCTCGACATGGCGGTCCATACCTTCGACGCCGCCCGCTTCGTCGCCGACGACCGTGCCGTCTCGGTGTATGCCGAAGAATGGAATCCAGCGGGCAGCTGGTACGCCCAGGATTCCTCGGCTCTGGCCAGCTTCCGCTTTTCGCGCGGCGCCGTAATGACTTACCGCGGCTCCTGGTGCGCCCCAGGCTTCCGCACCAGCTGGGAAAGCGCCTGGCGCATCACCGGCACCACCGGCTCGATCCTCTGGGACGGCGCCGCCGACATCCGCGCCGAAACGGCGTTGCCACATGAAGCGGGCAAGCTTCTGCCCGACACCCAAGCCGTTGAAATCCCGCAACTAGATCCAGCCGACCGCGTCGGCGGCCATTTGGGGGTCATCACCGACTTCATTGCCGCAGTACGGGGTGGGCCGGTGCCCGAAACCGTCGGGCGCGAAAACATCAAGAGCCTGGCCATGGTGCTGGGCGCCATCGACAGCGTCGGCCAGGGCCGTCGTGTCGAAATCACGATTTAG
- the otnI gene encoding 2-oxo-tetronate isomerase translates to MPRFSANLSMLYTEVPFMERFAAAAADGFKGVEYVGAYDQDPLALKDLLARHELTQVLFNLPAGDWASGERGIGCLPDRVTQFQAGVDTAILHAQATGCTQVNCLAGIAPKDQDRAALEKVLVDNLRYAAPRLEDAGVKLLLEPINTRDIPSFLVNSTDDYERIAGKVGHNNLYLQYDFYHMQVVQGDLLPTFHRLKDHIAHVQIADNPGRNEPGSGEINYPHIFGALDSSGYDGWVGAEYKPKASTSAGLTWFETWRTQA, encoded by the coding sequence GTGCCCAGATTTTCCGCAAATCTTTCGATGCTCTACACGGAAGTGCCCTTCATGGAGCGATTTGCCGCCGCTGCCGCGGACGGCTTCAAGGGCGTCGAATATGTCGGCGCCTACGACCAGGACCCACTCGCCCTTAAGGATCTGCTCGCCCGGCACGAGCTGACGCAAGTGCTGTTCAACTTGCCAGCTGGTGACTGGGCAAGCGGCGAGCGGGGAATTGGCTGCCTTCCTGATCGCGTGACTCAGTTCCAAGCTGGCGTTGATACGGCCATACTCCACGCGCAGGCGACTGGCTGCACCCAAGTCAATTGCCTGGCCGGTATAGCACCGAAAGATCAGGACCGCGCAGCGCTCGAAAAGGTGCTGGTCGACAATCTCAGATATGCCGCTCCGCGCCTGGAAGATGCCGGCGTCAAGCTCTTGCTCGAGCCTATCAACACTCGGGACATCCCGAGTTTTCTGGTCAATTCCACCGACGACTACGAGCGTATCGCCGGAAAGGTCGGACACAACAATCTTTACCTGCAATACGACTTCTACCACATGCAAGTTGTGCAAGGAGATTTGCTGCCCACCTTCCATCGCCTAAAGGACCACATCGCCCACGTGCAGATCGCCGACAATCCAGGCCGCAACGAGCCTGGGAGCGGCGAAATCAACTACCCGCACATCTTTGGCGCACTCGACAGCAGCGGCTACGACGGCTGGGTAGGCGCCGAATACAAACCGAAGGCCAGCACCAGTGCGGGGCTTACTTGGTTCGAGACCTGGAGGACACAGGCATGA
- the csgH gene encoding curli-like amyloid fiber formation chaperone CsgH translates to MARTVTNVREAGLLLAVLGAAAFAQASSGVPFMLKTSNESGVRCGVQERLGNGMVEIRGIAVSDSMVSGDYSFEVVQEGRGGRSVNRQAGSFSLQPGVETILGTAIIGANSYHASLVIVVDGVTIDCSRQA, encoded by the coding sequence ATGGCCAGGACCGTCACGAACGTCCGCGAGGCCGGGCTGCTCCTGGCGGTCCTCGGCGCCGCGGCGTTCGCTCAGGCGAGCAGCGGAGTGCCATTCATGCTCAAGACCTCGAACGAGAGCGGTGTCCGGTGCGGGGTGCAGGAACGCCTCGGCAATGGCATGGTGGAGATTCGCGGCATCGCGGTCTCCGATAGCATGGTGTCAGGCGACTACAGCTTCGAGGTCGTGCAGGAAGGAAGAGGTGGCCGCTCCGTCAACCGTCAGGCCGGCTCCTTTTCGCTGCAGCCGGGAGTTGAGACCATCCTCGGCACCGCCATCATCGGCGCCAACAGCTATCACGCCAGTCTCGTCATCGTGGTGGACGGCGTCACGATCGACTGCTCGCGGCAGGCCTGA
- a CDS encoding ABC transporter ATP-binding protein — translation MEQPVLSVENLSLDFHLRTHILHAVREVSFDLHRGRTLALVGESGSGKSVTARALMRIVDRPGVMVGGRMILRTQRQETDLAQLAADSREVRAVRGARIGLIFQEPMSSLSPVHTIGSQIDEMVRLHVGLDKRAARQRTIELLGQVEIPNPAEMANRYTFEFSGGMRQRAMIAMALACNPDILIADEPTTALDVTTQAEILDLIKRLQSERGMAMLLITHDMGVVAEVADDVAVMRFGRIVETGSVDDIFYAAEHPYTRRLLASTVKLEQPAEARAVARVEPQPILTLHNLAKTYGGARGFTGAAKFAVKAVDDVSLTLNAGENLGIVGESGSGKTTLGRLILRVVEPSAGRVLYRDREGQEIDVTTLPKAGLRKFHADVRLIFQDPFASLNPRMTIRQIIGDPLVVEGKLKSRQIEEKVAELLRLVGLSPDVMERYPHAFSGGQRQRIGIARALALDPRIIIADEATSALDVSIRSQILDLLLDIQQRLDLSFIFISHDISVVRYFCDRVAVMHRGKVVEVGSAEKICTDPDAAYTRALISAVPNPDPRNKRMLHRTRLSVPLKDTSLLTS, via the coding sequence ATGGAACAACCAGTTCTAAGCGTTGAGAACCTGTCGCTCGATTTTCACCTGCGCACCCACATCCTCCATGCCGTGCGCGAGGTCAGCTTCGATCTTCACCGCGGCCGCACCCTTGCGCTGGTGGGTGAGAGTGGGTCGGGCAAATCGGTCACAGCGCGCGCCCTGATGCGCATCGTTGATCGTCCCGGCGTCATGGTCGGGGGCAGGATGATACTGCGCACCCAGCGTCAGGAAACCGACCTCGCCCAACTCGCCGCCGATAGCCGCGAGGTTCGCGCCGTGCGCGGCGCCCGCATCGGCCTCATCTTCCAGGAGCCGATGAGTTCGCTCTCGCCCGTTCACACCATCGGCAGCCAGATCGACGAGATGGTGCGGCTCCATGTCGGTCTCGACAAGAGGGCGGCACGCCAGCGCACCATCGAGCTGCTGGGCCAGGTAGAAATCCCAAACCCCGCCGAGATGGCCAATCGCTACACCTTCGAGTTCTCGGGCGGTATGCGCCAGCGCGCCATGATCGCCATGGCCCTGGCCTGCAACCCCGATATTCTCATCGCCGACGAACCGACTACCGCCCTCGACGTGACGACCCAAGCCGAGATCCTTGACCTTATTAAGCGCCTCCAGAGCGAGCGTGGCATGGCCATGCTGCTAATCACCCACGATATGGGCGTGGTGGCCGAAGTAGCTGACGACGTCGCCGTGATGCGCTTTGGCCGCATCGTCGAAACCGGTTCGGTCGACGACATCTTCTACGCCGCCGAGCACCCATATACGCGCCGGCTCCTGGCCTCGACGGTCAAGCTCGAACAGCCCGCCGAGGCCCGTGCGGTCGCGCGGGTCGAGCCGCAGCCGATCCTGACGCTGCACAACCTGGCCAAGACCTATGGCGGCGCCCGCGGCTTCACCGGCGCGGCCAAGTTCGCGGTCAAGGCCGTGGATGATGTCAGCCTCACCCTCAACGCCGGGGAGAACCTGGGCATCGTGGGTGAAAGCGGCTCGGGCAAGACCACGCTCGGCCGCCTCATCCTGCGCGTCGTTGAGCCCAGCGCCGGGCGCGTGCTCTATCGCGACCGCGAGGGGCAGGAGATCGACGTCACCACGCTTCCAAAGGCCGGCTTGCGCAAGTTTCACGCCGACGTGCGGCTGATCTTCCAGGACCCCTTCGCCTCGCTCAACCCGCGCATGACCATCCGTCAGATCATCGGCGATCCCCTGGTGGTCGAGGGCAAGCTCAAGTCCCGCCAGATCGAGGAAAAGGTCGCCGAATTGCTTCGGCTGGTCGGCCTCTCCCCCGACGTCATGGAGCGTTACCCCCACGCCTTCTCCGGCGGCCAGCGCCAGCGCATCGGCATTGCCCGCGCCCTGGCGCTCGATCCCCGCATCATCATCGCCGACGAAGCCACCTCGGCCCTCGACGTCTCCATCCGCAGCCAAATCCTCGACCTGCTGCTCGACATCCAGCAGCGGCTCGATCTGTCGTTCATCTTCATCTCGCACGACATCTCGGTGGTGCGCTATTTCTGCGACCGGGTCGCGGTGATGCACCGCGGCAAGGTGGTGGAAGTGGGTTCGGCCGAAAAGATCTGCACCGACCCCGACGCGGCCTACACTAGGGCGCTGATCTCGGCCGTCCCCAACCCCGATCCTCGCAACAAGCGCATGCTTCACCGAACCCGCCTGTCAGTGCCTCTCAAAGACACCAGTCTGCTAACATCATGA
- a CDS encoding helix-turn-helix transcriptional regulator: MHKEFLAIRTASENVVGAVVHRSGPRQLVLEIRYEKNDPDARRVVRRTLEVLTPHIVRVVELVRERQATALEGQSGDALLEFIPVPAFALDACCVVRARNDHAESMIRHMDCLILGADGVLHARDANLDLQIKSFVSTGGGEFRRPARCVLTTLSSDGGRIFASMHTVPPSGTRPGLIHGMSQEEGWRCLLVLDDASKPIRMNADVLWKALGFTAGETDLVQGLIGGNTIGDCAAARRASKQSMRNLLLSVMRKTGTHRQTQLVSLLTRLALHARA, translated from the coding sequence TTGCACAAGGAATTCCTGGCTATCCGCACCGCATCGGAGAACGTCGTCGGCGCGGTCGTGCACAGGAGCGGTCCACGTCAGCTCGTGCTGGAGATCCGGTACGAGAAGAACGATCCCGATGCGCGTCGCGTCGTTCGGCGAACCTTGGAGGTGCTGACTCCGCACATTGTGCGGGTGGTCGAATTGGTTCGGGAGCGGCAGGCTACGGCGCTGGAAGGCCAGAGCGGCGATGCATTGCTCGAGTTCATACCCGTACCGGCCTTCGCGCTTGACGCGTGTTGTGTAGTCCGCGCACGCAACGATCATGCTGAGAGCATGATCCGGCACATGGACTGCCTTATCCTGGGAGCTGACGGCGTCTTGCACGCCCGGGACGCCAATCTCGATCTGCAGATAAAGTCCTTCGTTTCTACTGGGGGCGGGGAGTTCCGGCGGCCGGCCCGGTGCGTTCTCACCACCTTATCCTCGGACGGTGGGCGGATCTTTGCGTCTATGCATACCGTGCCACCATCGGGAACGCGCCCCGGCTTGATCCACGGCATGTCTCAGGAGGAGGGCTGGCGATGCCTGCTCGTGCTCGACGACGCCTCCAAGCCGATCCGCATGAATGCCGACGTGCTCTGGAAGGCTTTGGGCTTCACCGCCGGCGAGACTGACCTGGTCCAGGGGTTGATCGGCGGCAACACCATCGGGGATTGCGCGGCTGCACGTCGCGCCTCCAAGCAGAGCATGCGCAATCTGCTGCTCTCGGTGATGCGCAAGACCGGGACGCACCGGCAGACGCAGCTCGTCTCCCTTCTCACCAGGCTGGCCCTCCATGCGCGTGCTTGA
- a CDS encoding ABC transporter permease translates to MTTSPSLDAKLAEDGPAISGLKPGMDPISDAAAGQWTLIWRKFLGQKIALFCAGVILMLYLIGAFAEFLAPELPDTSRAQYTYAPPQSIGLFTPDGQFQPHVKGYTVEIDQAALRRTFVVDESIIVPIGFFVEGPVYRFWGLFESNRHLLGPLDSTQTMYLLGADRLGRDLLSRLIYGTRISMSIGLIGVCLSLVLGVVLGSISGYFGGWVDTVIQRLIEVVSAMPTIPLWLGLAAAIPLTWSPVNVYFVITIIVSLLGWTGLAREVRGRFFSLRNEDFVTAAKLDGSGERRVIFRHILPSLTSHILAVVTLAVPSMIIAETSLSFLGVGLKPPVVSWGVLLQDAQNIRSISTAPWLLIWPSLAVVIAVLSFNFFGDGLRDAADPYGS, encoded by the coding sequence ATGACCACGTCTCCCAGCCTCGACGCCAAGCTTGCCGAAGACGGCCCCGCCATCTCCGGCCTCAAGCCCGGTATGGACCCCATCTCCGACGCCGCCGCCGGACAATGGACGCTGATCTGGCGGAAATTCTTGGGCCAGAAGATCGCACTGTTCTGCGCTGGCGTCATTCTCATGCTCTATCTCATCGGCGCCTTTGCCGAGTTCCTGGCGCCCGAGCTGCCCGATACGAGCCGCGCTCAATACACCTATGCGCCACCCCAGAGCATCGGCCTTTTCACCCCCGACGGGCAGTTCCAGCCCCATGTGAAGGGGTACACGGTCGAGATCGATCAGGCCGCCCTGCGCCGCACCTTCGTGGTCGACGAGAGCATCATCGTGCCCATCGGCTTTTTCGTGGAAGGGCCGGTCTACCGGTTCTGGGGGCTGTTCGAGAGCAATCGCCACCTGCTCGGCCCGCTCGATTCGACCCAAACCATGTATCTGCTGGGCGCCGACCGGCTCGGCCGCGATCTCCTCAGCCGCCTGATCTACGGCACCCGCATTTCCATGTCGATCGGCTTGATCGGGGTGTGCCTATCGCTGGTGCTCGGTGTCGTCCTTGGCTCGATCTCGGGCTATTTCGGCGGCTGGGTCGACACGGTCATACAGCGCCTGATCGAGGTGGTCAGCGCCATGCCCACTATTCCGCTCTGGCTGGGTCTGGCAGCGGCCATCCCGCTCACCTGGTCGCCCGTCAACGTCTACTTCGTCATCACCATCATCGTATCGCTGCTCGGCTGGACCGGGCTGGCGCGCGAGGTGCGTGGGCGCTTCTTCTCGCTGCGCAACGAGGATTTCGTGACCGCCGCCAAGCTCGATGGTTCGGGCGAGCGCCGCGTCATCTTCCGCCACATCCTGCCCTCGCTCACCAGCCATATCCTGGCCGTCGTTACGCTCGCCGTGCCCTCCATGATCATCGCCGAAACCTCGCTGTCTTTCCTCGGCGTCGGGCTCAAGCCGCCGGTCGTCAGCTGGGGCGTGCTGCTGCAGGATGCGCAGAACATCCGGTCGATCTCGACCGCGCCCTGGCTATTGATCTGGCCAAGCCTCGCGGTGGTGATCGCCGTGCTCTCGTTCAACTTCTTCGGCGATGGCCTGCGCGATGCCGCCGATCCATATGGAAGCTGA